A single genomic interval of Bacillus smithii harbors:
- a CDS encoding LutB/LldF family L-lactate oxidation iron-sulfur protein, protein MSIKIRVGDFKERVHEELNNEFMRGAVRGAQERLRIKRLDEAEQLGNWEEWRSLGEEIRQHVLNHLDYYLYELSENVAKRGGHVFFARTSEEASQYVKEVVQKKKAKKVVKSKSMVTEEINLNSYLEEAGCEVIETDLGEYILQVDEDHPSHIVAPALHKNKNQIREVFKEKLHYSNTEKPEEITAFVRKHLRNEFLTADVGITGCNFAIAETGSITLVTNEGNADLVMSIPKTHIAVMGMERIVPTFEEMEVLVSLLCRSAVGHKLTSYVTAITGPREEGEADGPEEFHLVIVDNGRSDILGTEFQPVLQCIRCAACINVCPVYRHIGGHSYGSIYPGPIGAVLSPLLGGYEEYKELPYASSLCGACTEACPVKIPLHELLLKHRQVIVEREGKAPFSEKIMMKAFGLGASSDMLYGLGSRAAHSALKPFTKNARISKGPGPLKAWTKIREFPAPEKERFRDWFKNREGGKQS, encoded by the coding sequence TTGTCGATCAAAATTAGAGTGGGAGACTTTAAAGAACGTGTTCATGAGGAACTGAATAATGAGTTTATGCGCGGCGCGGTTCGTGGCGCTCAAGAACGGCTTCGCATAAAACGTCTGGATGAAGCGGAACAACTTGGAAATTGGGAAGAATGGCGTTCTTTAGGAGAGGAAATTCGTCAGCATGTATTAAATCATTTAGATTATTATCTTTATGAATTAAGCGAAAATGTAGCGAAAAGAGGCGGTCATGTCTTTTTTGCCCGAACGTCGGAAGAAGCTTCTCAATACGTAAAAGAAGTGGTTCAAAAGAAAAAGGCTAAAAAAGTGGTGAAATCCAAGTCGATGGTCACGGAAGAAATTAATTTAAATTCATATTTGGAAGAAGCGGGCTGCGAAGTGATAGAGACGGATCTCGGCGAGTACATTTTGCAAGTGGACGAAGATCACCCATCCCATATCGTCGCTCCGGCTCTTCATAAAAATAAAAATCAAATTCGGGAAGTATTCAAAGAAAAGCTTCATTATTCCAATACGGAAAAGCCTGAGGAAATCACCGCTTTTGTAAGAAAACATCTTCGAAACGAGTTTTTAACAGCCGATGTAGGGATTACCGGATGCAATTTTGCGATTGCCGAAACGGGTTCTATTACCCTCGTGACGAATGAAGGAAACGCTGACCTTGTCATGTCTATTCCCAAAACTCATATTGCCGTGATGGGAATGGAACGAATTGTTCCAACTTTCGAGGAAATGGAAGTTCTTGTAAGTCTGCTTTGCCGAAGTGCCGTTGGACATAAGCTAACCAGCTATGTGACGGCCATTACGGGTCCGAGAGAAGAAGGTGAAGCGGATGGACCGGAGGAATTTCATCTTGTCATCGTGGATAATGGTCGATCGGATATTTTAGGAACGGAATTTCAGCCGGTGCTTCAGTGCATTCGCTGCGCTGCTTGTATCAATGTATGTCCGGTGTATCGACATATCGGTGGACATTCTTACGGCTCCATCTATCCCGGACCGATTGGCGCTGTTCTTTCCCCACTATTGGGCGGATATGAGGAATATAAAGAACTTCCCTATGCTTCCTCGCTGTGCGGAGCTTGTACAGAAGCATGCCCCGTGAAAATTCCTTTGCATGAGCTACTTCTGAAACATCGGCAAGTCATTGTGGAAAGAGAAGGGAAAGCGCCTTTTTCGGAAAAAATCATGATGAAAGCCTTCGGGCTGGGAGCTTCCTCTGATATGTTGTATGGTTTGGGATCGAGAGCGGCTCATTCCGCTTTGAAACCGTTCACAAAAAACGCGCGTATTTCCAAGGGGCCCGGACCGTTAAAGGCATGGACGAAAATACGTGAATTTCCGGCTCCTGAGAAAGAACGTTTCCGAGATTGGTTTAAAAATCGGGAAGGTGGGAAGCAATCATGA
- a CDS encoding (Fe-S)-binding protein, translating into MKVSLFVTCLVDLFKTNVGKATVELLEHLGCEVDFPESQICCGQPSYNSGYVEETKDAMKHMIKTFEHSEYVVAPSGSCAFMFKEYPHIFKDDPIWEPKARELADKTYELTQFIVEVLGVEDVGAKMEGKATYHTSCHMTRLLGVKEAPIKLLRNVKGLEFTPLPGAHLCCGFGGTFSVKMGPISEQMVDEKVSNVESTGADYLISADCGCLMNIGGRMERQGKPIRVMHIAEVLNHRG; encoded by the coding sequence TTGAAAGTCAGTTTATTTGTTACTTGTCTGGTCGATCTGTTTAAGACGAATGTAGGAAAAGCAACGGTAGAATTGCTGGAACATTTAGGATGTGAAGTTGATTTTCCGGAAAGTCAGATTTGCTGCGGCCAGCCCTCATACAACAGCGGGTATGTTGAAGAAACGAAGGATGCCATGAAACATATGATTAAGACGTTTGAACATTCAGAGTATGTTGTCGCTCCGTCTGGTTCATGCGCTTTTATGTTTAAGGAATATCCTCATATTTTTAAGGACGATCCAATATGGGAGCCAAAGGCAAGAGAATTGGCCGATAAAACATACGAATTGACACAATTTATTGTCGAAGTTCTTGGTGTCGAAGATGTGGGAGCGAAAATGGAAGGAAAAGCCACTTATCATACTTCCTGTCATATGACCCGTCTTTTGGGGGTGAAGGAAGCGCCGATAAAGTTATTGCGTAACGTGAAAGGACTGGAATTTACACCGTTGCCGGGCGCTCATTTGTGCTGCGGATTTGGTGGAACGTTTTCAGTCAAGATGGGACCGATCTCCGAGCAAATGGTCGATGAAAAAGTTTCAAATGTGGAAAGTACGGGTGCGGATTATTTGATCAGCGCTGATTGTGGTTGTTTGATGAATATCGGGGGACGTATGGAACGTCAAGGAAAACCGATTCGAGTCATGCATATTGCGGAAGTCTTAAACCATAGAGGGTAA
- a CDS encoding FadR/GntR family transcriptional regulator: protein MEFKKIKPKKIYEEVANVLLEMIRNGELKPGDKLQSVQALAENFQVGRSAIREALTSLRAMGVVEMRQGEGTFVKEFNPDGIMYPLSQAYLMSDEQIEQLLEMRKILETGIVAAAAVKRTDSDLRQIGETLAEMKKAVGNEELGEKADLDFHMAIAKATQNHLLVRLMHHVSDLMAEAMKETRRLLLYSEDATMEKLNEEHERIYQAIVERDKEAARKAMLKHLEGVEQVLMEAFADEKKKNEM, encoded by the coding sequence TTGGAGTTTAAAAAAATAAAGCCGAAAAAAATATATGAAGAAGTGGCGAATGTCCTTCTAGAAATGATCCGCAACGGTGAGTTAAAACCGGGTGATAAATTACAATCGGTTCAGGCATTAGCCGAAAACTTTCAAGTGGGGCGCTCCGCCATTCGCGAGGCGCTTACTTCTCTGCGCGCAATGGGTGTCGTAGAAATGAGGCAGGGAGAGGGCACGTTTGTGAAAGAATTCAATCCGGATGGCATTATGTACCCTCTTTCGCAAGCGTATTTAATGAGTGATGAACAGATTGAGCAATTGCTGGAAATGAGAAAAATTTTGGAAACCGGAATAGTCGCCGCCGCTGCTGTTAAGCGGACAGACAGCGATTTGCGCCAAATTGGCGAGACCTTAGCCGAAATGAAAAAAGCGGTGGGGAATGAGGAATTGGGTGAAAAGGCGGATTTAGACTTTCATATGGCCATTGCTAAAGCTACGCAAAATCATTTGCTTGTTCGATTAATGCACCATGTTTCCGACTTAATGGCAGAAGCGATGAAAGAGACTCGCCGGTTGCTCCTTTATTCTGAGGACGCTACAATGGAGAAATTAAACGAGGAACATGAAAGAATCTATCAGGCTATTGTCGAACGTGATAAGGAAGCCGCACGAAAAGCGATGCTAAAGCATTTAGAAGGTGTAGAGCAAGTCTTGATGGAAGCCTTTGCTGATGAGAAGAAGAAAAACGAAATGTGA
- a CDS encoding MFS transporter, with translation MEYIEKGSKLYSKTILSLFLGSFVTFAVMYSVQPLISTFSKEFDVSPARASLSLSLTTGLLAVSMILVSALSDAVGRKKIMVASLLFSSICAAVTAFSQNFWFLLTARAIMGIALAGFPSIAMTYINEEFHPKNLGTAMGMYVSGTSIGGMVSRVVVDALTDWFSWHVALSAIAFLSLLVSAWFWKSLPDSRHFHAQKASLRKLFSSLGQSLRDPGLLCLYSLGFLLMGSFVTLYNYIDYPLMGEPYHLSQTIVGLIFFIYLVGTFSSTFMGRMADRFGKPKALVASIGIMLLGGIVTINSILAVKLMGVALFTFGFFGGHSIASGWVGQRALNFKAQASSLYLLFYYTGSSIVGTTGGTFWSRFGWIGVIGLIASLLVLSLIIAEILPLLKIKRKPDTTHHKGY, from the coding sequence ATGGAATATATCGAAAAGGGGAGCAAATTATATTCAAAAACGATTCTCTCCCTGTTTTTAGGAAGTTTTGTTACATTCGCCGTGATGTATAGCGTCCAACCGTTGATCTCCACTTTTTCAAAAGAATTTGATGTAAGTCCGGCTCGAGCAAGCCTGTCTCTTTCCCTTACAACCGGCTTGTTGGCTGTTTCGATGATTCTCGTTTCCGCCTTATCCGATGCAGTCGGAAGAAAAAAAATCATGGTGGCCTCTTTGCTGTTTTCTTCCATTTGTGCAGCCGTCACAGCTTTCAGTCAAAATTTTTGGTTTTTATTAACGGCAAGAGCGATTATGGGCATTGCCTTAGCGGGATTTCCAAGCATTGCGATGACCTACATCAATGAAGAATTCCACCCTAAAAACCTAGGCACTGCAATGGGGATGTACGTAAGCGGAACATCCATCGGCGGTATGGTTTCCCGCGTGGTCGTAGATGCTCTGACGGATTGGTTTTCTTGGCATGTTGCTTTAAGCGCCATCGCCTTCCTGTCTCTTCTTGTCAGTGCTTGGTTTTGGAAGTCCCTTCCGGATTCCCGTCATTTTCATGCTCAAAAAGCCAGTTTAAGAAAGCTGTTTTCCTCTCTTGGCCAAAGTTTAAGAGACCCCGGACTGCTTTGTCTTTACAGTCTGGGCTTCCTGTTAATGGGAAGTTTTGTTACATTATATAACTATATCGACTATCCGTTAATGGGTGAACCTTACCATTTGAGCCAAACGATTGTCGGACTTATTTTTTTCATATACTTGGTAGGGACATTCAGTTCTACATTTATGGGACGAATGGCCGATCGGTTTGGCAAGCCGAAAGCTCTTGTCGCAAGCATTGGCATTATGCTTCTCGGGGGAATTGTGACGATCAACAGTATACTGGCGGTTAAGCTCATGGGCGTGGCCTTGTTTACATTTGGATTTTTTGGCGGACATTCGATCGCGAGCGGATGGGTTGGTCAAAGAGCTCTAAACTTTAAAGCTCAAGCATCGTCTTTATATTTGTTGTTTTATTATACTGGCTCAAGCATCGTCGGTACAACGGGCGGCACATTTTGGAGCCGATTCGGATGGATCGGGGTGATCGGATTAATTGCTTCACTGCTCGTCCTCTCGCTCATTATTGCGGAAATTCTTCCGTTATTGAAAATAAAAAGAAAACCGGACACGACTCATCACAAAGGATACTAG
- the rodA gene encoding rod shape-determining protein RodA, with product MTSQNQSQSRIDYGLVFILLLLLITSLVAIYSSQSTGQYKENFVVKQIMWYGVGIGIIALVIRVDADQWMKLSWFTYGLGILLLAFLIVAPSSIAPVINGAKSWYKVPAMGSLQPSEFEKVFLILVLSRIMVEHHQKNPVKTIESDFWLLIKMGLATFLPLFLVMQQPDLGTSLVLIAILLGMIFVSGITWKILVPLFGSAAVLIVGIFYMVLWHPKILEKYLGVKQYQFGRIYSWLDPYSYQSSSGYHLTQSLLAIGSGQTLGKGFGQRDIYLPESHTDFIFSIVGEEFGFLGASVVISLFFLLVYHLTKIALQTKNPFYSYMCAGIISMITFHVFQNIGMTVGLLPITGIPLPFISYGGSSLMGNMLAMGLVFSVYYHERRFMFSSY from the coding sequence ATGACTTCTCAAAATCAATCGCAAAGCCGTATTGATTATGGTCTTGTATTCATTTTGCTGTTGTTGTTGATCACTAGTTTAGTTGCGATTTACAGTTCGCAGTCAACTGGTCAATATAAAGAAAATTTCGTTGTCAAACAAATCATGTGGTATGGTGTCGGTATTGGCATCATTGCGTTAGTAATCCGCGTCGATGCCGATCAATGGATGAAGCTTTCATGGTTTACTTACGGTTTGGGCATATTGCTGTTGGCATTTTTAATCGTGGCGCCTTCCAGCATTGCTCCCGTCATCAATGGGGCAAAAAGCTGGTATAAAGTACCTGCCATGGGTTCGTTGCAGCCGTCCGAATTTGAAAAAGTGTTTTTGATTCTTGTGTTGTCTAGAATCATGGTTGAGCACCATCAAAAAAATCCCGTAAAAACAATCGAATCGGATTTTTGGCTCTTGATCAAGATGGGGTTGGCTACCTTTCTGCCGCTTTTTCTTGTGATGCAGCAGCCCGATTTGGGAACATCGCTCGTGTTAATTGCGATCCTGCTTGGAATGATTTTTGTCTCAGGAATTACGTGGAAAATCTTAGTTCCTTTATTCGGTTCAGCTGCTGTATTGATCGTTGGTATTTTCTATATGGTGCTGTGGCATCCGAAAATATTGGAAAAATATTTGGGAGTTAAACAGTACCAGTTTGGGCGGATCTATTCTTGGTTGGATCCGTACAGTTATCAAAGTTCGTCCGGATATCATCTAACCCAATCCCTGTTGGCCATCGGCTCAGGACAAACATTGGGAAAGGGTTTCGGCCAGCGGGATATTTATTTGCCTGAAAGCCACACTGATTTTATATTCAGTATTGTCGGCGAAGAATTCGGGTTTCTGGGCGCTAGTGTAGTCATCAGCTTGTTTTTCCTGCTCGTTTACCATTTGACGAAAATAGCGCTTCAAACGAAAAATCCGTTTTATTCTTATATGTGCGCCGGCATTATTTCCATGATTACTTTCCATGTGTTCCAAAACATTGGAATGACTGTCGGGCTTCTTCCAATAACAGGGATCCCTCTTCCGTTTATTAGTTATGGAGGAAGTTCGTTGATGGGAAATATGCTGGCGATGGGGCTGGTTTTTTCTGTGTATTACCATGAAAGACGGTTCATGTTTTCTTCCTATTAG
- a CDS encoding nitroreductase family protein translates to MTSHSTDLSTVIKERHSVRKYDPNYKIAKEEIEEILKEATLAPSSSNLQPWRFLVIQDQETKKELRAIANNQEQVETCSAVIAVLGDTEMYKNAEKVYRSNYEAGYMDEERMRLMIENINKLYPSLSAEDRKNIASFDAGLVSMQIMLIAKARGYDTVPMGGFNKKQFVERFNISDRFVPTVLIALGKAAAPAYKTTRIPVEDIVRFL, encoded by the coding sequence ATGACAAGTCATTCTACAGATTTATCTACCGTTATAAAAGAACGCCATTCCGTCAGAAAATATGATCCTAATTATAAAATTGCGAAGGAAGAAATTGAAGAAATTTTAAAGGAAGCCACTTTGGCCCCTTCGTCCAGTAATCTTCAACCATGGCGCTTTCTTGTTATTCAAGATCAAGAAACGAAAAAAGAGCTCCGCGCCATCGCCAATAACCAAGAACAAGTAGAAACATGCTCAGCCGTCATTGCGGTTTTAGGCGATACGGAAATGTATAAAAACGCCGAAAAAGTGTATCGAAGCAACTATGAAGCAGGTTATATGGATGAAGAGAGAATGAGACTCATGATCGAAAACATTAACAAACTTTATCCATCTCTGTCTGCGGAAGACCGGAAAAATATAGCTTCATTTGACGCCGGCCTTGTTTCCATGCAAATCATGCTGATTGCGAAGGCTCGTGGCTATGACACGGTTCCGATGGGCGGTTTTAATAAAAAACAATTCGTTGAAAGATTTAACATTTCCGATCGCTTCGTTCCAACGGTGTTAATTGCCTTAGGAAAAGCGGCTGCGCCTGCTTACAAAACAACAAGAATTCCTGTTGAAGATATCGTTCGCTTCTTATAA
- a CDS encoding sterol desaturase family protein has protein sequence MFKYVREFWNTTEMIGLGLFLFLGLSLSVFYIRWPLLFIFLIGIIFFGIMEYVIHRFLFHGSLPEKIRFLQPVKDWHDHHHQHPSELKGILLPAWLTLPMLLLLVLAVQLIMRDITFSIAFVTGVSGTLLYHQWRHFSAHRPIEPFTPIGKRLKVYHLQHHTINKKYWFGLTNPLMDLLLGTYRNPKKQAQKQSSRRMSRSRATVIK, from the coding sequence ATGTTCAAGTATGTCCGTGAATTTTGGAATACAACGGAAATGATTGGTTTAGGCTTATTCTTATTTCTCGGATTGAGTTTATCGGTCTTTTATATTCGCTGGCCCCTTTTATTTATTTTTTTAATTGGAATCATATTTTTCGGTATTATGGAATATGTTATTCATCGTTTTCTTTTTCATGGGTCTTTGCCGGAAAAAATAAGATTTTTACAACCTGTAAAAGACTGGCATGATCATCATCACCAACATCCGAGCGAGCTAAAAGGCATTTTGCTGCCTGCTTGGCTGACTCTTCCAATGCTTTTGCTTCTGGTTCTCGCCGTTCAATTAATCATGCGGGATATCACATTTTCCATCGCTTTTGTCACGGGCGTTTCGGGAACGCTGCTTTATCATCAATGGAGGCATTTTTCCGCTCATCGTCCCATTGAGCCTTTCACCCCTATCGGCAAGCGGCTGAAAGTCTATCACTTGCAGCATCACACCATTAACAAAAAATATTGGTTTGGCCTAACGAATCCGCTGATGGATTTGCTGTTGGGAACGTACCGCAACCCGAAGAAACAGGCCCAAAAACAATCTTCACGACGAATGAGCCGCAGCCGAGCAACCGTTATAAAATAA